Proteins encoded together in one Nostoc sp. PCC 7524 window:
- the cdaA gene encoding diadenylate cyclase CdaA, with translation MRDWWKQWLVNLGWSQSLLLGTLDIVLVLALTYMILVIISERRTLWMVRGFIVLMLASALSGRFGLPLLNFVLEKLVIGCAVAMAVALQSEFRRFLEQLGRGEFRQLFQPSNLTIPKSDSVIDEIVEAVKELSKNRIGALLILETTGPIDERDFSVPGVKLNADVSKELIQTIFQPKTLLHDGATLVRGSRIVSSGIILPLSGRTASRQLGTRHRAAMGITERVENCICVVVSEETGSISLAERGTLNRPLTIRKLKESLEARLSPSVDREAVAPGLLSLGRQIGGKAIALVSRLLGLPSTASQDKK, from the coding sequence ATGAGAGATTGGTGGAAGCAATGGCTGGTAAACCTGGGATGGTCTCAGTCCTTGCTGCTGGGGACTCTGGATATTGTATTGGTGCTGGCGCTGACCTACATGATACTGGTGATTATTAGCGAGCGCCGGACACTATGGATGGTGCGAGGATTTATTGTTTTGATGCTAGCCTCGGCACTGAGTGGCAGGTTTGGTCTACCATTACTAAATTTTGTTCTGGAAAAGTTGGTGATTGGTTGTGCTGTCGCTATGGCAGTTGCTCTCCAGTCAGAATTCCGCCGATTTTTAGAACAATTGGGACGTGGTGAATTCCGGCAATTATTTCAACCATCCAACCTAACTATTCCTAAGTCTGATAGTGTAATTGATGAAATTGTGGAAGCGGTTAAAGAACTCTCGAAAAACCGAATTGGTGCTTTACTAATTTTGGAAACCACTGGCCCCATTGATGAGCGGGATTTTTCTGTGCCGGGAGTAAAGCTGAATGCGGATGTTTCTAAGGAACTGATACAGACAATTTTTCAGCCGAAAACCTTGTTGCACGATGGAGCAACCTTAGTTCGTGGTTCACGGATCGTATCTTCGGGTATAATCTTACCGCTTTCGGGACGCACAGCCTCGCGCCAGTTGGGTACACGCCACCGGGCAGCGATGGGAATTACTGAGCGAGTCGAAAATTGTATTTGTGTCGTTGTATCAGAAGAAACGGGTTCTATTTCCCTCGCGGAACGGGGAACCCTAAATAGGCCACTGACGATTAGGAAGCTGAAAGAGTCTTTAGAGGCTCGATTATCCCCCAGTGTAGACCGGGAAGCTGTCGCCCCTGGTTTGTTAAGCTTGGGTCGTCAGATTGGTGGTAAGGCAATTGCACTGGTTTCACGTTTACTCGGATTACCCTCGACCGCTTCTCAAGACAAAAAATGA
- a CDS encoding isoprenyl transferase → MTTQQTELQELPLDLKRELLPKHVAVIMDGNGRWAKRQGLPRIMGHKRGVDALKDLLRCCKDWGIQALTAYAFSTENWKRPQEEVEFLMTLFQRVLRQELREMVEENVQIQFVGNLAALPRSLQEEISRSMAETQHNRGIRFSVATNYGGRQEILQACRAIAQKVQQGILHPDDISEEVFERHLYTAGIADPDLLIRTSGEMRLSNFLLWQMAYGEIYITDALWPDFDRTEFHRALCAYQQRERRFGKV, encoded by the coding sequence ATGACAACACAACAAACTGAACTGCAAGAATTGCCCCTGGATTTGAAACGAGAACTACTGCCCAAACACGTTGCAGTGATTATGGATGGCAATGGTCGCTGGGCTAAACGCCAAGGTCTACCCAGAATTATGGGTCATAAACGAGGAGTAGACGCGCTCAAGGATTTGCTGCGTTGCTGTAAGGACTGGGGAATTCAGGCGTTAACTGCTTATGCCTTTTCAACGGAAAATTGGAAAAGACCACAGGAAGAAGTGGAGTTTTTGATGACGCTGTTTCAGAGAGTTTTGCGTCAAGAACTGCGGGAAATGGTTGAAGAGAATGTCCAAATTCAGTTTGTCGGCAATTTAGCAGCACTGCCGCGATCGCTCCAAGAGGAAATTTCCCGTTCCATGGCAGAAACCCAGCACAATCGGGGTATCCGGTTTTCTGTGGCGACTAACTACGGTGGTAGACAAGAAATTTTACAAGCTTGCCGGGCGATCGCCCAAAAGGTGCAGCAAGGTATATTACACCCTGATGATATCTCAGAAGAAGTATTTGAACGTCACCTTTACACAGCCGGCATTGCTGATCCTGATTTATTAATCCGTACCAGTGGAGAAATGCGGCTCTCAAATTTTCTCCTCTGGCAGATGGCTTATGGCGAAATATATATTACTGATGCCCTCTGGCCAGATTTTGATCGCACTGAATTTCATCGCGCCTTGTGTGCTTATCAACAAAGGGAGCGGCGATTTGGGAAGGTATAG
- a CDS encoding DUF3143 domain-containing protein: MSNLPPDTPLYSHPLPHIEQWLKEQGCQQDETQLHCWRVQKPNWQAELWLDIEQIVVRYIQAGENGQDIQRAFKYSLSREDIEQAVFSGP, translated from the coding sequence ATGTCTAATCTTCCCCCTGATACCCCTTTATACAGTCATCCTCTGCCACACATTGAGCAGTGGTTAAAAGAGCAAGGTTGTCAACAAGATGAAACCCAGCTACATTGCTGGCGTGTACAAAAGCCTAATTGGCAAGCCGAACTGTGGTTAGATATTGAGCAAATTGTCGTGCGCTATATCCAAGCAGGGGAAAATGGACAAGATATCCAACGTGCCTTTAAATATTCCCTCAGTCGGGAAGATATTGAACAAGCTGTGTTTTCTGGCCCATGA
- a CDS encoding J domain-containing protein, with product MRQSSEPNYYSLLGLHPSASVIDIRRAYRELSKRYHPDTTELPAVVATPKFQRINEAYATLSNPERRLNYDIKIGYSRFGVIQVPSDLNRPVSYSYDYSKSAYLDASDRPLSSGEIFALFILALTFVSCLLLAITIGLTRGDRALQTQLPQPTAVLQQPISYLGNRL from the coding sequence ATGCGACAAAGCAGTGAACCCAACTATTACTCTTTGCTAGGGCTGCATCCCTCAGCATCGGTAATCGACATCCGCCGCGCCTATCGGGAATTGAGCAAACGCTATCATCCCGACACCACAGAATTACCTGCTGTTGTTGCTACGCCAAAATTTCAGCGAATCAACGAAGCCTATGCCACTTTGAGTAATCCCGAACGGCGTTTAAACTACGATATCAAAATTGGCTATTCTCGGTTTGGGGTAATTCAAGTACCATCTGATCTAAATCGCCCAGTATCCTATAGTTACGACTACTCAAAATCAGCTTACTTGGATGCGAGCGATCGCCCTCTTTCGTCTGGTGAAATTTTTGCCTTATTTATTTTGGCCTTAACGTTTGTTAGTTGTTTGCTATTAGCAATCACCATTGGCTTAACTCGTGGAGATAGAGCCTTACAAACCCAGCTACCACAACCAACAGCTGTACTACAACAACCAATTTCTTATTTGGGGAATAGGTTATAG
- a CDS encoding ferredoxin yields the protein MADFLPSPEAQEDNRSGFEPELGGFLRDAPERSGLEPELGGMLRQKGVYVDEITCIGCKHCAHVARNTFYIEPDYGRSRVIRQDGDAEEVIQEAIDTCPVDCIHWVDYTDLRKLEEERKYQVIPVVGYPVEQAVIKTQKRRKKQNSSKIKKSHY from the coding sequence ATGGCTGATTTTCTGCCGTCTCCGGAAGCACAAGAAGATAATCGTTCCGGTTTCGAGCCAGAACTAGGCGGCTTCTTAAGGGATGCGCCGGAACGTTCTGGACTAGAGCCGGAATTGGGGGGAATGCTACGCCAAAAGGGTGTTTATGTTGACGAAATCACCTGTATTGGCTGTAAGCACTGCGCTCATGTTGCCCGTAATACCTTTTATATTGAACCAGATTACGGGCGATCGCGTGTAATTCGCCAAGATGGGGACGCGGAAGAAGTTATTCAAGAAGCAATTGACACTTGTCCAGTTGATTGCATTCATTGGGTGGATTACACGGATCTGAGAAAATTAGAAGAAGAGCGCAAATATCAAGTTATCCCTGTTGTTGGCTATCCGGTAGAACAGGCAGTAATCAAAACTCAAAAGCGGCGTAAGAAGCAAAACTCTTCAAAAATCAAAAAATCCCATTATTAA
- a CDS encoding DUF1257 domain-containing protein: protein MSHFSQIKTQIRNLESLQDALTDLGIDWKPGPREVRGYRGQTHPAEITIEQENGYDIGFRWNGKEYELVADLQYWQQNLSVDGFLRQITQRYAFQTVVKETSRVGFQVTEQQKNEDGSIRLVVQRWSA from the coding sequence ATGTCACACTTTAGCCAAATTAAAACTCAAATCCGGAACTTAGAATCATTGCAAGATGCTCTCACTGATTTGGGCATAGACTGGAAACCAGGCCCAAGAGAAGTACGTGGTTATCGCGGTCAAACCCATCCTGCGGAAATTACCATTGAGCAGGAAAATGGTTATGACATCGGCTTTAGATGGAATGGCAAAGAATACGAGCTAGTCGCCGACTTGCAATACTGGCAGCAAAATTTATCAGTAGATGGTTTCTTGCGCCAAATTACCCAACGTTATGCTTTCCAAACAGTGGTGAAAGAAACATCTCGTGTTGGTTTTCAAGTCACCGAACAGCAAAAAAATGAAGATGGTTCAATTCGTTTAGTTGTACAACGCTGGAGTGCGTAA
- a CDS encoding DUF2997 domain-containing protein, giving the protein METLEFIIYPDGRVQEKVTGIVGASCAEVTAAIEAQLGQVLSQEPTSEFFATNVQQSGVANTQATYSEW; this is encoded by the coding sequence ATGGAGACATTAGAGTTTATTATCTATCCAGACGGTCGGGTACAAGAGAAAGTCACTGGCATTGTGGGAGCTTCTTGTGCTGAGGTTACAGCAGCCATAGAAGCGCAGCTAGGGCAGGTACTTAGTCAGGAGCCAACCTCAGAATTTTTCGCCACTAATGTACAGCAATCTGGTGTAGCGAATACGCAAGCTACTTACAGCGAATGGTAA
- a CDS encoding metallophosphoesterase, which produces MHWLFTGRLSVDKLTVKIAELPPRLQGLKLVQLSDFHYDGLRLSEELLAEAIAATNEAEPDLILLTGDYVTDDPTPIHQLAFRLKHLQSRYGIYAVLGNHDIHYSHSKAEVTKALTNIGVHVLWNEIAYPLGQDLPIVGLADYWSKEFNPTPVMQQLNTATPRIVLSHNPDTAKILEQWRVDLQLSGHTHGGHIVLPGIGPVVYHYKKLLKQVPKKLRRWVPFLLGDCSKVVRYWEWAQGYHQVSQNQLYVNRGLGTYRPGRLFCPPEVTLITLC; this is translated from the coding sequence ATGCACTGGTTGTTTACAGGTCGTTTAAGTGTAGATAAACTAACGGTTAAGATTGCAGAACTTCCCCCCAGACTACAAGGCTTAAAGTTAGTGCAATTGTCGGATTTTCATTACGATGGGTTGCGTTTATCAGAGGAATTACTAGCAGAAGCGATCGCAGCTACTAACGAAGCAGAACCAGATTTGATATTATTAACTGGTGATTATGTAACTGATGACCCAACACCAATTCATCAACTGGCATTCAGACTTAAACATCTACAAAGTCGGTATGGCATTTATGCTGTACTTGGCAACCATGATATTCACTACAGCCACTCAAAAGCAGAAGTTACTAAAGCTTTAACTAACATTGGGGTTCATGTTCTCTGGAATGAAATAGCTTACCCCCTAGGACAAGACTTACCCATCGTAGGATTAGCTGATTACTGGTCAAAAGAATTCAATCCTACACCAGTCATGCAACAACTTAATACCGCAACACCCCGAATTGTTTTATCTCATAATCCCGATACTGCCAAAATATTGGAACAATGGCGAGTAGATTTGCAACTATCCGGCCATACCCACGGCGGCCATATTGTTTTACCAGGTATCGGGCCTGTGGTTTACCACTATAAAAAGTTGCTCAAACAAGTTCCCAAAAAACTGCGGCGTTGGGTACCATTTCTGTTAGGAGACTGTTCAAAAGTAGTCCGATATTGGGAATGGGCGCAAGGATATCATCAAGTTTCACAAAACCAATTGTACGTCAATCGTGGCTTAGGAACTTATCGACCAGGACGCTTATTTTGTCCCCCAGAAGTGACTTTAATTACACTATGTTAA
- a CDS encoding metallophosphoesterase, producing MRWFLSGPLSVEQLTVKIAGLSTSLHGKKLVHLSDFHYDGLRLSEELLEEAIAVTNQVQPDLILLTGDYVTTTPKPIHQLALRLKKLQSHHGICAILGNHDLYYRHSKSEITEALTKIGIRVLWNEIAYPLGTELPVVGIVDYYLQEFHPAGIFNQLDPTIPRIVLAHNPDTAAYLQAWRVDLQLSGHTHGGQIVIPGLGPALHYHKKIIRKIPVQVRRFFPCLLREYFIVHRWEWSQGLHPIGNNQLYVNRGLGTYFPGRIFCPPEVTVITLEKE from the coding sequence ATGCGCTGGTTTTTATCTGGGCCGTTAAGTGTAGAACAATTGACGGTGAAGATTGCAGGTTTATCTACATCTCTACACGGTAAGAAATTAGTGCATCTATCAGATTTTCATTACGATGGTTTACGGCTTTCGGAAGAATTGTTAGAAGAAGCGATCGCTGTCACTAACCAAGTACAACCAGATTTAATATTACTCACAGGTGATTACGTCACCACCACCCCTAAACCGATTCATCAACTGGCGCTGCGACTAAAAAAACTGCAAAGTCATCATGGTATTTGTGCCATCCTCGGTAATCATGATCTGTATTACAGACACTCAAAATCAGAAATTACTGAGGCGCTGACTAAGATAGGAATTCGTGTCCTGTGGAATGAAATTGCTTATCCTTTGGGAACAGAACTACCAGTTGTAGGAATAGTAGATTACTACTTACAGGAATTCCATCCTGCGGGGATTTTTAATCAGTTAGATCCCACAATTCCACGCATTGTATTAGCTCATAACCCGGATACAGCTGCGTATTTACAAGCATGGCGGGTAGATTTGCAATTATCAGGTCATACTCATGGGGGACAAATTGTCATTCCCGGTCTGGGGCCTGCATTACATTACCATAAAAAAATTATCCGCAAAATCCCTGTACAAGTGCGGAGGTTTTTTCCATGTCTGCTCAGAGAGTATTTTATAGTCCATCGTTGGGAGTGGTCACAGGGCTTACATCCCATTGGCAATAATCAGTTATATGTCAATCGTGGCTTGGGAACTTATTTCCCAGGACGTATATTCTGCCCGCCAGAAGTAACAGTAATTACCCTAGAAAAAGAATAG
- a CDS encoding alpha/beta hydrolase codes for MIYHSEGIFPGIGNLKLYYQSWFPEGKVKAILAIVHGLGGHSDKYNNIVQHLIPKQYAIYGLDLRGHGRSPGRRGHIISWSEFREDLKAFLQLIQTQQPQSPIFLLGHSLGAVIVFDYVLHYPQAVSALNGVIALAPAIGKVGVPKFRLLLGKLLSQVWPSFTLNTGLDLAAATRDEKILAAYAQDSLRHTLASARLATEYFATVAWIYHHAPEWQVPLLILHGSADRVALPAGGEIFYQLVSYPDKQRIEYPGAYHELQDDLNYQEVLADLAQWLEKHLLVIS; via the coding sequence ATGATTTACCACAGTGAAGGTATCTTTCCTGGTATCGGGAATCTAAAACTTTATTATCAAAGTTGGTTTCCAGAAGGCAAAGTTAAAGCCATATTAGCGATTGTACATGGACTAGGAGGACACAGTGACAAATACAATAATATAGTTCAGCATCTTATCCCCAAACAGTATGCTATCTATGGTTTAGATTTACGGGGTCATGGGCGATCGCCTGGTCGCCGGGGTCATATAATTTCTTGGAGTGAGTTCCGCGAAGATTTAAAGGCTTTTCTCCAGTTAATTCAAACCCAACAGCCACAATCCCCCATTTTTTTGTTAGGACATAGTTTAGGTGCAGTGATTGTCTTCGACTATGTTTTACATTATCCACAGGCAGTATCTGCATTAAACGGTGTAATTGCCCTAGCACCGGCCATAGGTAAAGTTGGTGTACCAAAATTCCGGCTACTGTTGGGCAAATTACTCTCACAAGTCTGGCCAAGTTTCACCTTGAATACCGGACTTGACTTAGCAGCAGCTACACGGGATGAAAAAATTTTAGCCGCCTACGCCCAAGACTCCCTACGGCATACGCTAGCGAGTGCGCGTTTAGCTACAGAATACTTTGCCACCGTCGCCTGGATTTATCATCATGCTCCAGAGTGGCAAGTACCATTGCTAATTCTTCACGGCAGCGCAGATCGAGTTGCTTTACCAGCAGGTGGTGAAATATTCTACCAGCTTGTCTCTTATCCCGATAAACAGCGCATTGAATACCCAGGCGCGTACCACGAATTACAAGATGATCTCAATTATCAGGAAGTATTGGCTGATTTAGCACAGTGGCTAGAGAAACATTTGTTAGTCATTAGTTAG
- a CDS encoding lysophospholipid acyltransferase family protein: protein MSSSEQQTSITESDILPPVTTASIKRVEEGVAAASDRAVRHIITTTLNQLETINQQHTSPKINSSIRRLVLRSLIHCIFRVRVEHLEHIPQQPAILAVNHLHHIDPLLLLAELPTQPYYYILGDARTLYNKFWKRLILSIAGGVIPLARIWKEELAVIQAAKTERPDLINLAQAIEQTVPTGGDIQTLRQIDRIVMGILAHGDSLILFPEGRLADTEGRLHLPLKRGTVMYALRAGVPIVPVALIGTQDLYWGKELTVRFGEPLHFSHTTRPKRKEIEGALVALQNAMESLLPTDYQEPTGPKPLRHFLNHMLW from the coding sequence GTGTCATCTAGCGAGCAACAAACAAGTATTACAGAATCAGATATTTTGCCCCCTGTGACTACAGCGAGTATCAAGCGGGTAGAAGAAGGTGTTGCAGCCGCAAGCGATCGCGCTGTACGTCACATTATCACAACCACATTAAATCAGCTAGAAACGATTAATCAACAGCATACATCACCGAAAATTAATTCTAGTATTCGGCGGTTGGTATTGCGATCGCTAATTCATTGTATTTTCCGAGTCCGCGTTGAACACCTCGAACACATCCCACAACAACCAGCCATCCTCGCAGTCAACCATCTCCATCATATTGATCCCCTATTACTACTCGCGGAACTTCCCACCCAACCCTACTATTACATTCTGGGTGATGCCCGCACTCTCTATAACAAATTCTGGAAACGCCTGATTTTGAGCATTGCAGGGGGTGTGATTCCTCTAGCCAGGATATGGAAAGAAGAACTGGCTGTGATTCAAGCGGCAAAAACAGAACGCCCAGACTTGATTAACCTAGCTCAAGCTATAGAACAGACTGTACCCACAGGAGGAGATATACAAACACTACGCCAAATAGACCGCATAGTTATGGGAATTTTGGCGCATGGAGATAGCTTGATTCTCTTTCCTGAAGGACGACTAGCGGACACCGAGGGTAGATTACATTTACCTTTGAAGCGAGGAACTGTCATGTACGCTTTACGGGCTGGTGTGCCGATAGTACCAGTAGCGTTAATTGGGACACAAGACCTATATTGGGGGAAAGAATTAACGGTGCGCTTTGGTGAACCGTTGCACTTTAGCCACACCACTAGACCAAAGCGGAAAGAAATAGAAGGAGCTTTGGTAGCATTACAAAATGCTATGGAGTCACTTTTACCCACTGACTATCAAGAACCAACAGGGCCAAAGCCTTTGCGGCATTTTCTCAATCATATGTTGTGGTGA
- a CDS encoding RNA-guided endonuclease InsQ/TnpB family protein, whose translation MRTAYQYRLRPTKQQVTEMDRWLSMCCAQYNYLLADRFNWYEQNRCPVNACPLVCHLPELRDNPDYYSQKKTLPELKKTHPHYGDIYSQVLQDVVKRVKVTFDRFLKGDSNGKRSGKPRFKSRTRYKTFTYPQMKDGCLQGNLIDLPKLGKVKVVLHRPLPDGFKIKTASITKKADDYYLTLSLEDSTIPEIKPDINPESITGIDMGLKEFLTTADAETVAIPQHYRKAQKRLRVIQKRVSRRKKGSKRRQKAVKQLSKQHKKVADKRKDFHFKTANNLLKKYDVIAHEDLNIKGLSRSRLSKSVHDAGWGSFLSILTNKAENAGLLVIPVKASGTTQECSNCGVKVPKKLHERWHKCSCGCSLDRDHNAAIVIRKRAEGHPVLKAKSLLRNSRIVLEAYTVCVRGAFRRKASV comes from the coding sequence TTGAGGACTGCATACCAGTACAGATTACGCCCGACAAAACAACAAGTAACAGAAATGGACAGATGGCTGTCTATGTGTTGCGCACAATATAACTATTTGTTGGCAGATAGATTTAACTGGTATGAGCAGAATCGCTGTCCTGTAAATGCTTGTCCTCTTGTTTGTCACCTTCCAGAGTTAAGAGACAATCCAGACTATTACTCGCAAAAGAAAACACTCCCTGAACTTAAAAAAACACATCCTCATTATGGTGATATTTATTCACAGGTTTTACAGGATGTAGTTAAAAGAGTTAAGGTAACTTTTGACCGTTTTCTTAAGGGTGATAGCAACGGAAAACGCAGTGGTAAGCCGAGGTTTAAATCTAGAACTAGATACAAAACCTTCACTTATCCACAAATGAAAGATGGATGTTTGCAGGGCAATTTAATTGATTTACCAAAACTAGGTAAAGTCAAAGTTGTGTTGCATCGTCCGTTGCCTGATGGTTTTAAAATTAAAACTGCTTCTATCACCAAAAAAGCTGACGATTATTACTTAACTCTCAGTCTAGAAGATTCTACGATTCCAGAAATCAAACCCGATATTAATCCAGAATCAATAACTGGTATTGATATGGGATTGAAAGAGTTTTTGACAACTGCTGATGCTGAAACAGTTGCTATTCCTCAACATTATCGCAAAGCTCAAAAACGTTTACGAGTAATACAGAAACGTGTCTCACGTCGTAAAAAGGGTAGTAAACGTAGACAGAAAGCTGTTAAGCAATTAAGTAAGCAACATAAAAAAGTTGCTGATAAGCGCAAAGATTTTCACTTTAAAACCGCTAATAATCTGCTTAAAAAATATGATGTAATTGCACATGAAGATTTAAACATCAAAGGACTTTCAAGGTCTAGACTTTCAAAGTCTGTACATGATGCTGGATGGGGTAGCTTCTTGTCAATCCTGACAAACAAAGCCGAAAATGCTGGTTTGTTGGTAATACCTGTTAAAGCATCTGGTACAACTCAAGAATGTTCCAACTGCGGTGTAAAAGTACCTAAAAAGCTACATGAACGATGGCATAAATGTAGCTGCGGTTGCTCTTTGGATCGTGATCATAATGCAGCCATCGTAATAAGAAAAAGAGCCGAGGGGCATCCGGTTCTTAAAGCCAAGAGTCTCCTACGCAATAGCCGGATTGTCTTGGAAGCCTACACTGTATGCGTTCGCGGAGCGTTCCGAAGGAAAGCATCAGTGTAG
- the tnpA gene encoding IS200/IS605 family transposase, giving the protein MKNDFVSKGRSVSDLKAHLVLTTKYRRKAFNSAMLERLHNIFEELLIKWDCKLVEFNGEDNHIHLLFQYHPDLELSKLVNNLKSISSRKLRQEFSEHLKTFYSKDVFWNGSYFIASCGGVTVSTLKKYIENQQQPED; this is encoded by the coding sequence ATGAAAAATGACTTTGTTTCCAAGGGGAGGTCTGTTAGCGACCTGAAAGCCCACCTTGTTTTAACAACAAAATACAGGCGCAAAGCATTTAACTCAGCAATGCTAGAACGCCTGCATAATATCTTTGAGGAGTTATTGATAAAGTGGGATTGCAAACTTGTTGAGTTCAACGGTGAAGACAATCATATACATCTTCTATTTCAATATCACCCTGACTTAGAACTCAGCAAATTAGTCAATAATTTAAAATCCATTTCCTCTAGAAAATTGCGGCAAGAATTTTCTGAGCATTTAAAAACTTTTTACAGTAAAGATGTCTTTTGGAATGGTTCTTATTTCATTGCCAGTTGCGGTGGTGTCACCGTTTCAACTTTGAAAAAATACATTGAAAATCAGCAACAACCAGAGGATTGA
- a CDS encoding DUF6262 family protein — protein sequence MSNDAKIAALKSAAEQKKQQAAENLEKAIRKLTQENKSITFANVAKEAGLSVSYLYKYPEIKERIDSLRKQQLKAGKPNQPQKASDDSKAVIIYQLRERIKKLEAEVEGLRRVNEGLAGRVYHLQGAEELAERLKSENTQLKSENSELKQQLEEFRISQANLPVTLPENSKVTSLDKKRAGRSDISDHVKQQLDLIGIKLNPTLTKTIKSAEEDTVLNAIKAFKEAMASSNIEKPGAWLKKAIEEGWIKNEEIGQQSELDVFKEWYALAYKKKLILASQNTKDGIIVYTQDEQWISFQEMLVKYPLSTL from the coding sequence ATGAGCAATGATGCTAAGATAGCTGCCCTGAAGTCTGCTGCGGAGCAGAAGAAACAACAGGCAGCAGAGAATTTAGAAAAAGCGATTCGTAAACTAACTCAAGAGAATAAGTCTATTACCTTTGCTAATGTTGCAAAGGAAGCGGGACTTTCAGTTAGCTATCTTTATAAATACCCAGAGATTAAAGAGCGCATTGATAGTTTAAGAAAGCAACAACTCAAAGCGGGTAAACCAAATCAACCACAAAAAGCATCGGATGATTCAAAAGCTGTTATTATTTATCAGCTTAGAGAAAGAATTAAGAAACTAGAAGCTGAAGTAGAGGGACTTCGTAGAGTTAATGAAGGTTTAGCGGGTAGAGTTTATCATCTACAAGGTGCTGAGGAGTTAGCAGAAAGACTCAAAAGTGAAAATACACAACTAAAATCTGAAAATTCAGAGTTGAAGCAACAATTAGAAGAATTTCGTATTTCTCAAGCAAATTTACCTGTTACTTTACCTGAAAATTCAAAGGTTACTTCATTAGATAAGAAAAGGGCTGGACGTTCTGATATCAGTGATCATGTTAAACAGCAACTTGACTTAATTGGAATTAAACTGAATCCAACCTTAACTAAAACAATTAAGTCAGCAGAGGAAGATACTGTTTTAAATGCAATAAAAGCTTTTAAAGAAGCAATGGCTAGTAGCAATATTGAAAAACCAGGTGCATGGCTTAAAAAAGCTATAGAAGAGGGTTGGATCAAGAATGAAGAAATTGGACAACAATCTGAATTGGATGTTTTTAAGGAATGGTACGCATTAGCCTACAAGAAGAAATTAATTCTTGCCAGCCAAAACACCAAAGACGGTATCATTGTTTACACACAGGACGAGCAGTGGATATCTTTCCAAGAGATGTTGGTAAAATATCCACTGTCAACGTTGTAG